In the genome of Bacillus thuringiensis, the window TACTCAAATTAATTAAATACAGGCTTTACAATTGTATAGGAAAGTTTTTCTATGTTACGATTTACTATAGTGTTTATGCCGTGAGAGGAGGTTAGGAATGAATCGTATCTTCCGTAATACCATCTTTTATTTACTGATATTCTTAGTAGTAATTGGAATCGTGAGCTATTTTAATGGTTCGACACAAAAAACGACATCAGTTAGCTACGACAAATTCATTACTAAACTAGAAAGCGGTGAAGTGCGTAATGTGCAACTTCAACCGAAAAATGGTGTATTTGAGGTAAAAGGACAATTCAATAACTCTAGCCAAGGAGAACAATTTGTTACTTATGCACCAAATACTGAGGAATTACAAAAGAAAATCAATGATAAAGCGAAAGGTGCCGAAGTTAAGTATCAACCAGCAGAAGAAACAAGTGCTTGGGTAACATTCTTTACTTCAATCATTCCGTTTGTCATCATCTTCATTTTATTCTTCTTCTTATTAAACCAAGCTCAAGGCGGCGGTAGCCGTGTTATGAACTTCGGGAAAAGTAAGGCGAAGTTATATAATGATGAAAAGAAAAAAGTTCGTTTCAGAGATGTTGCTGGGGCGGATGAAGAGAAACAAGAACTTGTTGAGGTAGTTGAATTCTTAAAAGACCCTCGTAAGTTTTCTGAAGTTGGTGCCCGTATTCCGAAGGGTGTCCTATTAGTTGGACCTCCAGGTACAGGTAAAACTTTATTAGCACGTGCTGTTGCAGGTGAGGCTGGCGTTCCATTCTTCTCTATCAGTGGTTCTGACTTTGTAGAGATGTTTGTCGGTGTCGGTGCATCACGTGTACGTGATTTATTTGAAAATGCAAAGAAAAATGCTCCTTGTATCATTTTCATTGATGAAATTGATGCAGTAGGTCGTCAACGTGGCGCAGGTCTTGGTGGTGGTCATGATGAGCGTGAGCAAACATTGAACCAGTTACTTGTTGAAATGGATGGATTCGGTGCAAACGAAGGTATTATTATCATTGCTGCGACAAACCGTCCAGACATTCTTGACCCAGCGTTATTACGTCCAGGTCGTTTTGACCGTCAAATTACAGTAGATCGTCCAGATGTAAATGGTCGTGAAGCTGTACTGAAAGTACATGCGCGTAATAAACCGCTTGATGAGCATATTAATTTAAGAGCAATTGCGACTCGTACACCAGGATTCTCTGGTGCGGATCTTGAAAACTTATTAAACGAAGCTGCTTTAGTAGCTGCACGTCGAGATAAGAAGAAAATTGATATGAGTGATATCGATGAAGCAACGGATCGTGTTATCGCAGGTCCAGCTAAGAAAAGTCGTGTTATCTCTGAAAAAGAACGTAATATCGTTGCTTTCCATGAAGCGGGCCATACTGTAATTGGTGTTGTTCTTGATGAAGCTGATGTCGTTCATAAAGTAACAATTGTCCCTCGTGGTCAAGCTGGTGGATATGCGGTAATGCTTCCGAAGGAAGATCGTTACTTCATGACAAAGCCAGAGTTACTTGATAAAATCACTGGTTTACTTGGTGGTCGAGTAGCTGAGGAAATTGTATTTGGTGAAGCAAGTACAGGTGCTCACAACGACTTCCAACGTGCGACTGGTATTGCAAGACGTATGGTTACGGAATTCGGTATGAGTGATAAGCTTGGACCGATGCAATTTGGTAGCTCACAAGGTGGTCAAGTATTCTTAGGAAGAGACTTCCATTCAGAACAAAACTACAGTGATGCAATCGCACATGAAATTGATGTGGAAATGCAAACAATTATTAAAGACTGTTATGCTCGTGCAAAACAAATTCTTACTGAAAAACGAGATAAGCTTGATATTATCGCGAAAACGTTACTTGAAGTAGAAACATTAGATGCAGAGCAAATTAATCATTTATATGATTATGGCAGATTACCTGAGCGTCCAACATCTTCAGATGATGTGAAAGTAAACATCAATATGAAGAAAGACGATGAAGATAAAGAAGATAAAGAAGATAAGTAAGAAATGA includes:
- the ftsH gene encoding ATP-dependent zinc metalloprotease FtsH, which encodes MNRIFRNTIFYLLIFLVVIGIVSYFNGSTQKTTSVSYDKFITKLESGEVRNVQLQPKNGVFEVKGQFNNSSQGEQFVTYAPNTEELQKKINDKAKGAEVKYQPAEETSAWVTFFTSIIPFVIIFILFFFLLNQAQGGGSRVMNFGKSKAKLYNDEKKKVRFRDVAGADEEKQELVEVVEFLKDPRKFSEVGARIPKGVLLVGPPGTGKTLLARAVAGEAGVPFFSISGSDFVEMFVGVGASRVRDLFENAKKNAPCIIFIDEIDAVGRQRGAGLGGGHDEREQTLNQLLVEMDGFGANEGIIIIAATNRPDILDPALLRPGRFDRQITVDRPDVNGREAVLKVHARNKPLDEHINLRAIATRTPGFSGADLENLLNEAALVAARRDKKKIDMSDIDEATDRVIAGPAKKSRVISEKERNIVAFHEAGHTVIGVVLDEADVVHKVTIVPRGQAGGYAVMLPKEDRYFMTKPELLDKITGLLGGRVAEEIVFGEASTGAHNDFQRATGIARRMVTEFGMSDKLGPMQFGSSQGGQVFLGRDFHSEQNYSDAIAHEIDVEMQTIIKDCYARAKQILTEKRDKLDIIAKTLLEVETLDAEQINHLYDYGRLPERPTSSDDVKVNINMKKDDEDKEDKEDK